The Fibrobacter sp. UWEL nucleotide sequence AAAAAAGTTATGCATCAACTAGATTTTTCTTGCATTTTAGTTATATTTCCCCACGTCGTTAAGAAACGATAAACCTACCCTTAAGGAGTATCAAAATGAAAAAAGGTATCATTACCCTTCTCTGCGCCGGCATGGTTGTCCTGACCGGTTGCTATGGCAAGAACGCATGCTTCGAAAAGCTGCACCAGTGGAACGGCACCCTTGGTAACAAGTGGCTCAACTCCATCGTTCACTTCTTCCTGATGATCTTCGGTGTATATCCGATCTGCCTCGGCCTCATCGACGGTCTCGTTCTGAACACTGTTGAATTCTGGACTGGCTCCAATCCTCTCGCTGCTGGCGACTCCTACTTCGAAAAGGACGCTCAGGGCAACACCATCGCAGCTGTCAAGAATGCTGACGGTTCCATGACCGCAGAACTGACCACCGCTGCTGGCGAAAAGGCTGTCATCACTCTCCAGCGCGACGAAAACGTTGTCCGCGCTCTCGACGTTGAAGGCAACCTCGTTGCTCAGTACGAAATCGCTAAGTAATATTTGATTACTTACAAGATCTTGTAAAAGTGCCCCTGGCTTTAAGCCAGGGGTTCTTTTTTTATCCCCGCAAAACAAGTGCGTTCAGTACTTTTGAACAAACTTCCAATCCCGCTCTGTGTTCCCGAGCAGAGCATCTGCCTGTCATACGAAACCACCATCGACCGTGGCCGATGAGATATCCCCACGTTTGGGAAAGGAACCAGACGCCTCTTTCAAGTACGCTCTGTTCTCCCGAGCAGAGCATCGGCCTGTCGTATAGACTGCTCCATAGGATGTGGCCAACACCATATCCACACGTTTGGGAAAGGAAGGCCAGAAGCCTCTTTCAAGTACGCTCTGTTTTCTTGAATTAGTGTTGGCCTGTCGTATGGACTGCTCCATAGGATGTGGCCAACACGATATTAATACGCGCCTTCGCCCTTGAACACGACCTTAAAGGTCTTGAGAATCAGCTTGAAGTCGTCGCCCAGCTTGCCGTCACGACGGATGTAGTCGTTGTCCAAACGCATCTGACCTTCAAAGCTAATGTTACTGCGGCCACTGACCTGCCAGATACAGGTAAGACCGGGGGTCACAGACAGGCGCATGCGGTGCCACGGTTCATATTCCGCCACTTCGGATGGAATAGGAGGACGAGGACCTACAATGGACATGTCGCCCTTGATGACGTTGAAGAACTGGGGCAGTTCGTCCAGACTGAACTTACGCAGCACATGTCCGAACGGATAAATACGAGGGTCGTTCTTCATCTTGAAGGTCTTACCGCCCGTTTCGTTCTGAGCCATCAAAGCTTTCTTGCGTTCTTCGGCATCTGCGTACATACTGCGGAACTTGTACATGGTGAACAGCTTGCCATTGCGTCCCACACGAATCTGCTTAAAGATGATGGGGCCCTTGGGGTCGCTAATCTTCACTGCCAATGCGCAGAACAAAAGCAGGGGGGAGCAAAGGATTACGGCAACGCTTGTGCAGACCACGTCCACGATACGCTTGATCACATGGCGATAGCGAATCTTGTGAGGATGCTGCCAGATGTGGTCCAAGTTCAGACGCTGGAGACTGAAGAAGCTTCCGTTAGTGCTGTTGAATTCGTCCAGCTTGTCCTGCTGTTCCAGGGCGTCCTTTTCGGTGAGGCCGCTGTAGATGTAGGCCTGGAAAATGGGACGCTTGGGCTTGATTCGCAGGGACTGGATGAGACCTGCGTCGTTCAGCTTGTGGAGCATTTCCTTGCGGATGGCTTCAAGTTTGGACAGGTCGGAATTCAGGAGGATGATGCCGATACCGCTACCATCGTCCAGATATCCAAGTACGTCGATGAAACGCAGGTGGGAGAACATGGTCAGAAGACTGATTCGCCATGTCTTGCTAACGGTTTCGTCGTTACTGGCCCAGCCGAAGATATCGTACTGGTGGGAATAAATCTTGATGAACAGGAATGGCTTGCGGGTGCGGTTGGCTCGCAAAAATTCCTCGTTGAGCCTCGCCCTGAAAAGGCGGGCCGGATAGACAATATTCTTAAGCTTCTGCTCGTTGAGCAGGTTGTCGATAGCCGGATTTGAACTCACTTGTTCCATGTTCCCAAATTTAGAATAATGATGGTTTACAAATGGGGTGGATCCATAAAAAATGTGTCCTTTTTTAGTGATGTGAAATGTGTTTCTGCTCATTTTTTATAAAACACGTCCGGATTTCTGTTTTGTGCTGTAGAGAGGCGTTCTTTTGGGGCGGAACAAAAAGTACTAGCCTATTATTTTCTATGTTTTTTCCGTAAAAATTTTAATATGGAGACGCTATATGTTGCGTATTGGTCTTATTGGTACAGGTACCGTCGGTGGCGGTGTTATTCAGATTCTTGAACAGAAGATTGCCGAATACAAGGAAAAGCTCGGTGTTGAACTGGAACTCTCCTGCATTTGCGCAAAGTCTGATGAAGAAGTGGCTCCCTTCAAGGCTAAGGGTTACAAGACTTCCACTAACGCAGACGAAATGATTGCTTCTAACGATATCGACGTTCTGGTGGAACTTGCTGGTGGCTACAATATGCCTCGCAAGTGGATCCTGGCTGCTCTCGAAAGTGGCAAGCATGTGGTGACTGCAAACAAGGCTCTGTTGGCTAAGTATGGCCACGAAATCTTCCCCCTGGCTGCAAAGAAGGGCCTGCATGTCCTGTTCGAAGCTGCAGTGGGCGGTGGCATTCCTATTATCCGCAGTCTTCAGGAAGGTCTCCTGGGTTCTACCGTTGAAAACCTCAGCTGCATCATTAACGGTACCTGTAACTACATCCTGTCCCGTATGGCTGAAGAAGGCCTGGATTTCGATGTGGTTCTGAAGGACGCCCAGCGCCTCGGCTTTGCTGAAGCTGATCCCACCTTCGATATTGAAGGTATCGACTCCGCACACAAGACTGCACTTCTGGCTTCTCTCTGCAGTGGCCATCGCGTAGACTTCGAAAAGATTCATGTGACCGGTATTTCCAAGATTACCGCTCAGGATATTGCAATTGCCAAGGAACTTGGCTGCTGCATCAAGCTCTTGGGTATCTACCGTCGTGAAGGCGAACGTGTGGATGCTCGTGTCCATCCTTGCCTGGTTCCTCTGGAACATCAGCTGTCCAGCGTGAACCGCGTGCTGAACGCTGTTTACCTGCAGTGCGACAACCTGGGCGAAACTCTCCAGACTGGTGCTGGTGCTGGCCGTCTGCCCACCGCTTCCGCTGTTGTGGCTGACCTGGTATCCCTGGCTCGCTCCACTGATACTGGTTCTCGTAAGGCTCTGCCCCTGGGCTGGTTCAACGTTGAAAATTCTGCTACCCTGGTTCCTATTTCCGAAACCAGCGCTCGCTACTACCTCCGCTTCACCTCTCGTGATGCTTGCGGCGTTCTGGCAAAGATCACCAAGATCCTGGCAGACAATGGTATTTCCATCGAAACCATTATCCAGAAGAACGTAAAGGATCCGGGTAAGGTTTCCGTGGTGGTTATTACTGAAAATACCTTGGATAGCAAGGCTCAGAAGGCTGTGGATGCCATCGACGCCCTTGCTGAAATCGTTGAAAAGAGCCAGGTCATCCGTTTCTTGGCTTAATGAAATCCGGGTCGGGGTTTTGCCCGACCCATTTTTGAATTAATCGTATTGGTGTCGTTATGATTCGAGCTACCACATTGGAAAGAATACTCGTAATCCTGTCGGATTTCGTAATCTTGTCCATTTGCTTTGGCTTGGCGTTTTGGGTGCAGTTCCATAGTGGCTGGATTGTAGATAAGTACGATCCCAGCAAGATGTTCGTGGATTATTACCACATGGGACTTGTCCTGAATGTGGCCTGGCTTGTGCTGTTTACCTGCGCAGGTCTCTACCGCTCCTGGCTGTTGCAGTCTAGAACCCACCAGATCCTGCGAGTCATTCGTGCGGTGGTGATTGGTATTGTCCTGATTATTCTTTGCCTGTTCGGCGCTGAATTTATCGGGAAGGTCATGTCCAACGAACCGCTGAGTAGCGGCTACCTGTACGGATCCCGTTTCCCCTGGATTTTCATTTACGGTGGATTCGCATTGACTTTGGTGGCCGTTTTCCGCATGATCATTTACGGTTGCCTTCGCAGTCTTCTCCGTCATGGCTACGGTGCCAATAACATTCTGGTCCTTGGTGCTACGGATGCCGGTAAGAAAATTGCGGAAGATCTTGCCCGGACCCCCGAGCGAGGTCAGCGTGTCATTGGCTTTGTGGATGAACGTTACCAGGTGATGGACAAGGAATTTGCCGGTGTACCCGTGCTGGGTAAGTACTCTGACTTGCCTACCTTGATTAAGAAGCTTAAGGTCACCGGAATTATTATTGCCCATGACAGTACCTCTCCTCAGGAAATCATGCGAATCCTGGTGTGGATCTGCGAATGTCCTCTCCATATTTATTTGACTCCTGAACTTTATCCTGTGGTGAATGGCCAGTTCAAGGCTAACCTGGTGTACGGCTTTGAATTGCAGGAATTGTTGCCCTTTACCATGCCTCCTTGGCAAGTTCGAGTCAAGCGTGTTATTGACATTTTGTTTGGCGCCTTCCTGGGCATTTGCTCTCTGCCTGTTTGCTTGTTGACTGCAATTGCGATTAAGCTGGATGATCACGGTCCTGTTTTCTATTCTCAGGAACGTATCGGCCTGTATGGGAAACCGTTCTACGTGTACAAGTTCCGCACCATGCGTACGGATGCGGAAAAGTTCGGCGCCCAGTGGGCTACCAAGAATGACCCGCGAATCACTCGCATTGGTCGTTTCCTGCGTAAGACTCGTATTGATGAACTTCCCCAGATTCTTTGTGTGCTGAAGGGCGACATGAGCATGGTGGGCCCCCGCCCGGAACGTGCCGTGTTTATCGGTAAGCTTCGCGAACAGATTCCTTTCTACATTAGCCGTCTTAAAATGAAGCCGGGTCTTACGGGCTGGGCTCAGGTGTGCCATCATTACGATACCAGCACCGAAGACGTGAAGATCAAGCTTCAGTATGATATGTACTACTACGAGAACATGAGCCTCTTGTTGGATTTCCAGATTCTCGTTCGTACTGTTTATGTTGTTTTAACAGGAAAAGGCGCGCAATGAGTAATGAGCCCGGTTGAGGCTCGTAACTCATCACTCATAACTCATCACTAACCGAAGGTTATATATGTACGGTGATAATTCTACTCCGGTATTTCCTACAGAAGATGCTTTGACCATGATCCGCTTGGCTTTGGCCGAAGACGTTCGCACGGGCGACGTGACTAGCATGTGGACCATTCCTGCTGACCAGAAACAGCATGCACGTTTGATTGCCAAGGAAGATGGCGTTGTGGCTGGTCTTCCCTTTATTGAACTGGTCTTCAAGGAAATGAAGGCTAATGCCACCGTGACCCTCCATAAGAAGGATGGGGACGTGGTAAAGAAGGGTGACCTGATTGCCGAACTGGATGGCACTACTCATGAACTTCTGACCGGTGAACGTACCTTGCTGAACTTCATCCAGCAGCTCTCTGGCGTGGCTACCGTGGCCCACACATTCCAGGAAGCATTGAAGGGCGGAAAGACCAAGGTTCTGGATACCCGCAAGACTATTCCTGGTTTCCGTACTTTGCAGAAGTATGCTGTTCGCGTAGGCGGCGGCTCCAACCATCGCATGGGTCTCTTTGACATGGTGCTGGTGAAGGACAACCACATTGCTGCTGCAGGTGGCGTGCTGGAAGCTCTGGCTGTTGTGAAGAAGAACAACACCCAGAACCTGATGGTTGAAATGGAAGTGGAAACTTTCGACCAGCTCCGCGCACTTTTGAACAAGGGCGTGGACGTGATTATGTTGGACAACATGAGTAACGAAACCATGGCCGAAGCTCTTAAGATCATTAAGGAAAGTGGCGACAAGTGCCTGGTGGAAGGTTCCGGCAACATGACTCTGGAACGTGCCAAGGAAATTGCAACTCTCGGTCTGGACTTTATTTCCGTGGGAGCTCTCACTCACAGTGTGAAGGCTCTGGACATTTCCATGAGAATCTAGGCGCTCTGCGCAATTTGATGACGATGCAAGATTCTGTAACATTAGTTGTTGACGTTGGTAATACCCATACGGTGCTTGGTATCTTTAAGGGTACCAAGGTGGTGGATTACTGGCGCTTGACGACCCGCAAGGAAACCACCTCTGACGAAGTGATGAACAAGGTGGGTGGCCTTCTTGGTTTTTCCAAGATTAAAACGGAAGAAATTACCCATGTGGGTCTTTCTACGGTGGTGCCTGCTTTGGAACGCCCCTGGATCAAGGCTCTGGATTCTCTGCTGAAAAAGCGCGTGCAGGTGGTGAATTCCAAGAATTGCATGGGCTTGCAGATTAACTATTTGAACCCGTCTATGGCGGGTGCGGATCGTTTGTGTAACGTTCTTGCCATGCGTGAGGCGGGTTTCAAGAATGCGATTATCGTGGATATGGGGACTGCCACCACATTTGACGTCATGAAGGATGGCGCCTTTGCGGGTGGCGTGATTATTCCCGGTATTAACGCAAGCTTGGACGCCTTGACGGAGAAGGCAGCCCGACTGCTTCCGGTGACCATCGAATGGCCCGACGCAGTTGTTGCGGACAACACGGATGACGCCATTCGTGCAGGTCTTCTGTATGGTTTTCTTGCTCAGCTGGAATTCCTGATTGGAAAAATAAAGAAGGAAATTGGCTGCGACGATATGCCGGTTTATGCGACCGGCGGATGGGGAAAAACGATCGCTCGAAGAACATCTCTGATTGACAAGTATGATCCATTCCTGACGCTGCGAGGAATTCGCCTAGTGGCCCTGAACGGGGACGCGACGAATATCAATAGCGAGGAATCGCGAGACACCGAGGAAGAATAAGTTTTCTCAAGTAAGAAGGAGAAATATAGGTGCAGAAAAATCTTTTAAGGAATCTGTCGGAACATAGGACCGTAATCTTTCTGATGATGTGTCTTTGTGTTCATGTATTCAATATCTTTTTCTTCGGGAAAATAGGGCTGTTCCCTCTTGCGGTTCTTAATGGCGTCAGTTCTTGCCTGTATGTAATTTTCATCCTGTTCATGAGGAAAAGCGAAAATCTCAGGATTTCCTTCGCCTACTTCGAAATTATCATTTTCTCAGCTCTTAGTGAATTGACTTCTGGTGGTCACTTTGGTTACTTGAACTTTGTCATCGGAATGGTGGCTGTCATATTCTTCCTACTCCCCTCCGAAAATAGGAAGAAATATGTGTACCAGTTTATTGGGGCTATCTGCGCGGTGGCCATTAGTCAGATCTCCATTTACAATTTTTCGTTCCATCCGGAGTTGATGGATACGGTTCTTGAATACAAGTCTCTTGTAAATAGCATCAATCTCGTTATTACTCTGTTTACCCTTTTCTACCTGTCTAATCTTTATCTGGTTGAACTTCGTACTACTAGGGAAAAGCTGGACTACACCAGCAATCACGACATGCTGACAGGCCTTTACAATCGTCGTTTCTTTGAAGGCATCATGAAGCGTAGCAAGGAAGAAAAGGAACGTTCCTTCTCCGTGGCCATGCTGGACGTGGATGACTTCAAGAAGATTAACGACACCTACGGACACGAAACGGGTGACAGGGTCCTGTCTGCCGTCAGTAAGTGTATTGAATCCTGTCTGCCGTCCAATGCAGTGGCGGTCCGCTGGGGTGGTGAAGAATTCGTGCTTTACTTGCCCCAGGTGGATAATGCCCATGCTTTGGATGTTCTGGGAAATTTCCGTGCCAAGCTTTCAGAACAGGCAATCTACCATAAGGAGACGAGAGTTTCTATTACGGTGACCATCGGCCTTTGCACTGGTGACGATATCACGGAATATGAGGAATATATCCGCCAGGCCGACGAAAAGCTGTACTGGGGCAAGAAGCACGGCAAGAACCAGATTGTGAAATAAACTATATTATGCCCAATATCATTGGAGCATAATATGCGTTGTTTAGTTACTGGTGGTGCGGGGTTTTTAGGAAGTCATCTTTGTGAACGTCTCCTGAATGATGGTCATGAAGTCATCTGTCTGGATAACTACTTCACGGGCCGTATGGCTAACGTGGCTCACCTCCGTGACAACAAGAGCTTTGAACTGATCCGTCACGATGTAACGGAACCGATTCTTCTGGAAGTGGATCGCATTTTCAACCTGGCTTGTCCTGCAAGTCCTGTGCATTACCAGTTCAATCCGGTGAAGACCATCAAGACCAGCGTCATGGGCGCCATCAATATGTTGGGCATGGCCAAGCGCGTGAAGGCTCGCATTCTCCAGGCTAGTACCAGCGAGGTTTACGGCGATCCTGCAATTCACCCGCAGACTGAAGACTACTGGGGAAACGTGAATCCCATCGGAATCCGTAGCTGCTACGACGAAGGAAAGCGCGTGGCTGAAACTCTGTTTATGGATTACCATCGCCAGAACAAGGTGGACATCCGCATCGTCCGTATTTTCAATACTTACGGCCCTCGCATGTTGCCTAACGATGGCCGCGTGGTCTCTAACTTTATCGTGCAGGCTTTGAAGGGCGAAGACATTACCATCTATGGCGATGGCTCCCAGACTCGCAGCTTCTGTTATGTGGACGACCTGATTGAAGGCTTTGTTCGCATGATGAACCAGGACAAGATTATTGGCCCTGTGAACATCGGCAATCCCGGCGAATTTACCATGCTGGAACTTGCAAAGGAAGTACTGGACTTGACCGGCTCCAAGAGCAAGATTATTTATCAGCCCCTGCCCGGTGACGACCCCAAGATGCGTAAGCCCAATATCGATTTGGCGAAGAGCGCCTTGGGCTGGGAACCTACCATTCCTTTGCGCAAGGGTCTTGAAAAGACCATCTGCTACTTTGATGAGTTGCTGAAGGGATAATAAGCTAGAGTTTATAAATAAAGCGGGCAGAAATGCTCGCTTATTTTGTTTTGCAACCGATGACGCTACAGATGGGGCATTGGTCCACCTTATGTCCCATGGCCTTGCAGTAGGTGCGGCCAAACAGAATGATCTGGAGATGTTTTAATTCCCAGGTTTCGGGCGGAAAAGATTTTTTCAAGTCGGCTTCCGTACGTTCTACGGTGCTTCCATCGGAAAGTCCCCAGCGGGCTGCCAGACGGTGGATGTGTGTATCCACAGGGAAGGCGGGAACTTTGAAGGCGTGAATCATCATGACGCTTGCTGTCTTGTGCCCAACGCCGGGCAACGCCTCCAGATCTTCGAAAGTGCGGGGAACTTCACCGCCGTACTTTTCCACCAGGATCTGGGACAGCTTGAAAATGTTTTTGCTTTTATTCTGGTAGAGACCGCATGTCTTGATATATTCGGCGATGCCTTCAACGCCTAGCTTTACCATCTTGGCGGGAGTGTCTGCTACCTTATAGAGTTCTGCGGTTACAAGATTGACGCGGGCATCTGTACATTGGGCGCTAAGGACGACTGCCACAAGGAGCGTGTACGGATCGCGGTAATCCAGAGGAATAGGCGGGTCGGGGAACAACTCGTCTAACTTCTGGTTGATGAACGCGATTTTTTCTTTCTTGGTCATGCGTCGCGGGTGAAGTCCTGCTCCATGTTGAAGCTGGGCATTTCATCGTGAGGACGTCCTACCTGAACTGCGGGTACACCTGCGTAAGTCGTATGGCTAGGAACGTCCGTAACGACGACGGCGCCTGCGCCGATCTTGGCACCATCACCAATGTGAATGTTGCCAAGAAGCTGGGCGTGCGCGCCCAGCATTACGCCGTTACCCACCTTCGGGTGACGATCGCCAACTTCATTACCGGTGCCGCCCAAAGTAACACCGTGCAGGAAGGAAACGTTGTTCCCTACAGTAGCGGTTTCGCCAATGACAATGTTGGTGGCATGGTCTACCAGGATGCCGTAACCGATGGTGGCTGCGGGATGGATGTCCATACCGAACTTGCGACTAATGATGCTCTGTAACATCTTGGCGGGGAAGGTGCGGTCTTCGCTCCACAGGATGTGTGCTGCACGGAATGCCTGAAGTCCCTGGAAACCCTTAAAGAACAAAAGCGGTTCCAGATAGCTGGTACAGGCGGGGTCACGGAGAACCGTTGCGTGCAAGTCCTTGGCTGCACTCATCAGAAGCTCCGGGTACTTCTCGTACAAATTACCGAACATCTTTTCCAGCTCGGCTCTATCAATGACTTCCCCAGCCAGCTGGCAGGAGAGGGTTACGCCAAGCATTTCAGCAAAACTCTTACGACATAGAATCTGCTCGTTCAGCATCAGCACAGAAAGAGGTTCTTTCTGTACAAGAACTTCAGCTTCTTCACGGATGGATTTTTCTATGTCGAGAATATTCATTTCTTTTCCTTAACAGGTTCTTCTTCTTCCAGGGTGGGAATCACCTTGTTTTCCTGGCAGAGATTTTCTTCACGAATCTTGAAGGAGAAGTCCACCAGGTTGTTTTCGAACATCTTCTGGTAGGGCTTCTTTTTCTGTACGCCCTCCAGGGCGCAGGTGCAGTAGTTAATGCGCTGGACCAGTTCCGTCTGGTTACGGGGAGCCTTCTGGCCTGCGAACACGCATTCATGCATGATGGCGTATTCCATGGCGCGGTCGTAACGGTACTTGCACTTGTTGGGAAGGTCCGGCTGGGCGGCAATCTTTTCGATGGTGCCCAAAGCGGGAATGTCGTTCATCAACTTGCAGGTAACGTAACCTCCGATGAAGAAGAATAAACCACCAGCAAGTATGATGAGGGCGCGCTTGCCACGTCCAATCTTGTTGAAGCTACGGCCCACGGCCTCGAAGGTTTGGGTCGCGTGGAACTTGACTTCATCTAAATCGTTATTTGCCATATCTTTCAACCAAGCAAATGAGGGTTAGACTTCTTCCAAAGTCCAGACTTCGGGTAAGGTTCTGTAGTCTTCGTCAAAATCCAGTCCGTAGCCCACTACGAATTCGTTTGCAATTTCAAAGCCAACGTAATCGGCGTGGAAATCTACGGAACGGCGTTCTTCCTTGTTCATGAGAACGCAGGTACGAATGTCTGTGGCACCAGCTTCCTTCAACATGGAAACCAGGGTGCTCATGGTACGACCTGTATCCAGGATGTCGTCCACGATCAAGACCCGCTTGCCCTTGAGGTCCAACTTTTCAAGGCCAGTCACTTTCAGCTTGCCGCTAGATTCCATGCCGGAACCATAGCTGGAAGCCTTGATGAAGGCGATGCGATGCTTGAAGTTTGCCATGGCACGGCACAAGTCCGTGGTAAACATGAAGGCGCCAGTGAGGGCGGACAGGATTACGTCAAACTCAAAAGTGGAGTTGATTTCCGTAGCCAGATCCTTGACGCGAGTCTGGATCTGCTTTGCGGAAATCATGGGCTTTGCGGACATCTTGTACATTTAGACCTCGTAGTTGAGCCAGCTGAACATGGGCTTCAGTGCGGCAAGCTTGCCATCCGGATTCTTCTTGTATTCCTTGAAGAAGGGGAATACCTTGTTTTCCAGACTTGTCTTGTCGATGCCCAGGTGGAGCCAGTCTGCGACGGTAATGAGACCGGTAATATGGTT carries:
- the nth gene encoding endonuclease III, which encodes MTKKEKIAFINQKLDELFPDPPIPLDYRDPYTLLVAVVLSAQCTDARVNLVTAELYKVADTPAKMVKLGVEGIAEYIKTCGLYQNKSKNIFKLSQILVEKYGGEVPRTFEDLEALPGVGHKTASVMMIHAFKVPAFPVDTHIHRLAARWGLSDGSTVERTEADLKKSFPPETWELKHLQIILFGRTYCKAMGHKVDQCPICSVIGCKTK
- a CDS encoding homoserine dehydrogenase, which encodes MLRIGLIGTGTVGGGVIQILEQKIAEYKEKLGVELELSCICAKSDEEVAPFKAKGYKTSTNADEMIASNDIDVLVELAGGYNMPRKWILAALESGKHVVTANKALLAKYGHEIFPLAAKKGLHVLFEAAVGGGIPIIRSLQEGLLGSTVENLSCIINGTCNYILSRMAEEGLDFDVVLKDAQRLGFAEADPTFDIEGIDSAHKTALLASLCSGHRVDFEKIHVTGISKITAQDIAIAKELGCCIKLLGIYRREGERVDARVHPCLVPLEHQLSSVNRVLNAVYLQCDNLGETLQTGAGAGRLPTASAVVADLVSLARSTDTGSRKALPLGWFNVENSATLVPISETSARYYLRFTSRDACGVLAKITKILADNGISIETIIQKNVKDPGKVSVVVITENTLDSKAQKAVDAIDALAEIVEKSQVIRFLA
- a CDS encoding type III pantothenate kinase — translated: MQDSVTLVVDVGNTHTVLGIFKGTKVVDYWRLTTRKETTSDEVMNKVGGLLGFSKIKTEEITHVGLSTVVPALERPWIKALDSLLKKRVQVVNSKNCMGLQINYLNPSMAGADRLCNVLAMREAGFKNAIIVDMGTATTFDVMKDGAFAGGVIIPGINASLDALTEKAARLLPVTIEWPDAVVADNTDDAIRAGLLYGFLAQLEFLIGKIKKEIGCDDMPVYATGGWGKTIARRTSLIDKYDPFLTLRGIRLVALNGDATNINSEESRDTEEE
- the hpt gene encoding hypoxanthine phosphoribosyltransferase; this translates as MYKMSAKPMISAKQIQTRVKDLATEINSTFEFDVILSALTGAFMFTTDLCRAMANFKHRIAFIKASSYGSGMESSGKLKVTGLEKLDLKGKRVLIVDDILDTGRTMSTLVSMLKEAGATDIRTCVLMNKEERRSVDFHADYVGFEIANEFVVGYGLDFDEDYRTLPEVWTLEEV
- a CDS encoding sugar transferase: MIRATTLERILVILSDFVILSICFGLAFWVQFHSGWIVDKYDPSKMFVDYYHMGLVLNVAWLVLFTCAGLYRSWLLQSRTHQILRVIRAVVIGIVLIILCLFGAEFIGKVMSNEPLSSGYLYGSRFPWIFIYGGFALTLVAVFRMIIYGCLRSLLRHGYGANNILVLGATDAGKKIAEDLARTPERGQRVIGFVDERYQVMDKEFAGVPVLGKYSDLPTLIKKLKVTGIIIAHDSTSPQEIMRILVWICECPLHIYLTPELYPVVNGQFKANLVYGFELQELLPFTMPPWQVRVKRVIDILFGAFLGICSLPVCLLTAIAIKLDDHGPVFYSQERIGLYGKPFYVYKFRTMRTDAEKFGAQWATKNDPRITRIGRFLRKTRIDELPQILCVLKGDMSMVGPRPERAVFIGKLREQIPFYISRLKMKPGLTGWAQVCHHYDTSTEDVKIKLQYDMYYYENMSLLLDFQILVRTVYVVLTGKGAQ
- a CDS encoding UDP-glucuronic acid decarboxylase family protein, which gives rise to MRCLVTGGAGFLGSHLCERLLNDGHEVICLDNYFTGRMANVAHLRDNKSFELIRHDVTEPILLEVDRIFNLACPASPVHYQFNPVKTIKTSVMGAINMLGMAKRVKARILQASTSEVYGDPAIHPQTEDYWGNVNPIGIRSCYDEGKRVAETLFMDYHRQNKVDIRIVRIFNTYGPRMLPNDGRVVSNFIVQALKGEDITIYGDGSQTRSFCYVDDLIEGFVRMMNQDKIIGPVNIGNPGEFTMLELAKEVLDLTGSKSKIIYQPLPGDDPKMRKPNIDLAKSALGWEPTIPLRKGLEKTICYFDELLKG
- a CDS encoding GGDEF domain-containing protein, which translates into the protein MRKSENLRISFAYFEIIIFSALSELTSGGHFGYLNFVIGMVAVIFFLLPSENRKKYVYQFIGAICAVAISQISIYNFSFHPELMDTVLEYKSLVNSINLVITLFTLFYLSNLYLVELRTTREKLDYTSNHDMLTGLYNRRFFEGIMKRSKEEKERSFSVAMLDVDDFKKINDTYGHETGDRVLSAVSKCIESCLPSNAVAVRWGGEEFVLYLPQVDNAHALDVLGNFRAKLSEQAIYHKETRVSITVTIGLCTGDDITEYEEYIRQADEKLYWGKKHGKNQIVK
- the nadC gene encoding carboxylating nicotinate-nucleotide diphosphorylase; its protein translation is MYGDNSTPVFPTEDALTMIRLALAEDVRTGDVTSMWTIPADQKQHARLIAKEDGVVAGLPFIELVFKEMKANATVTLHKKDGDVVKKGDLIAELDGTTHELLTGERTLLNFIQQLSGVATVAHTFQEALKGGKTKVLDTRKTIPGFRTLQKYAVRVGGGSNHRMGLFDMVLVKDNHIAAAGGVLEALAVVKKNNTQNLMVEMEVETFDQLRALLNKGVDVIMLDNMSNETMAEALKIIKESGDKCLVEGSGNMTLERAKEIATLGLDFISVGALTHSVKALDISMRI
- a CDS encoding DUF3332 family protein, which gives rise to MKKGIITLLCAGMVVLTGCYGKNACFEKLHQWNGTLGNKWLNSIVHFFLMIFGVYPICLGLIDGLVLNTVEFWTGSNPLAAGDSYFEKDAQGNTIAAVKNADGSMTAELTTAAGEKAVITLQRDENVVRALDVEGNLVAQYEIAK
- a CDS encoding sugar transferase, translated to MEQVSSNPAIDNLLNEQKLKNIVYPARLFRARLNEEFLRANRTRKPFLFIKIYSHQYDIFGWASNDETVSKTWRISLLTMFSHLRFIDVLGYLDDGSGIGIILLNSDLSKLEAIRKEMLHKLNDAGLIQSLRIKPKRPIFQAYIYSGLTEKDALEQQDKLDEFNSTNGSFFSLQRLNLDHIWQHPHKIRYRHVIKRIVDVVCTSVAVILCSPLLLFCALAVKISDPKGPIIFKQIRVGRNGKLFTMYKFRSMYADAEERKKALMAQNETGGKTFKMKNDPRIYPFGHVLRKFSLDELPQFFNVIKGDMSIVGPRPPIPSEVAEYEPWHRMRLSVTPGLTCIWQVSGRSNISFEGQMRLDNDYIRRDGKLGDDFKLILKTFKVVFKGEGAY
- the cysE gene encoding serine O-acetyltransferase, with translation MNILDIEKSIREEAEVLVQKEPLSVLMLNEQILCRKSFAEMLGVTLSCQLAGEVIDRAELEKMFGNLYEKYPELLMSAAKDLHATVLRDPACTSYLEPLLFFKGFQGLQAFRAAHILWSEDRTFPAKMLQSIISRKFGMDIHPAATIGYGILVDHATNIVIGETATVGNNVSFLHGVTLGGTGNEVGDRHPKVGNGVMLGAHAQLLGNIHIGDGAKIGAGAVVVTDVPSHTTYAGVPAVQVGRPHDEMPSFNMEQDFTRDA